Proteins encoded by one window of Streptomyces sp. NBC_01571:
- a CDS encoding HutD family protein, with protein sequence MTARLLAAAGRAAVPWKNGGGVTREIAAWPEDAGMDDFRWRVSLADVGADGPFSSFDGVDRTLTMAEGAGMDLTVGGEHHRVDTPFVPRSFPGDLPTGCRLLAGPVVNLNVMWRRGDGAVPAVTVVRGGAAVAVPAAPAVLIVVLDGTAEVAGLTLDRYDAALLTGEDAVLRATGRTAVVRLAARAPLAAPTDP encoded by the coding sequence CCGGCTGCTGGCCGCCGCCGGACGTGCGGCGGTGCCCTGGAAGAACGGCGGCGGGGTGACGCGGGAGATCGCCGCGTGGCCCGAGGACGCCGGCATGGACGACTTCCGGTGGCGGGTGAGCCTCGCCGACGTCGGCGCCGACGGCCCGTTCTCGTCGTTCGACGGGGTGGACCGCACCCTCACGATGGCCGAGGGCGCGGGGATGGACCTGACCGTCGGCGGCGAACACCACCGGGTCGACACGCCCTTCGTGCCCCGGTCCTTCCCCGGAGACCTGCCCACCGGCTGCCGTCTGCTCGCCGGCCCGGTCGTGAACCTCAACGTCATGTGGCGCAGGGGCGACGGGGCGGTCCCTGCCGTCACGGTCGTGCGGGGTGGCGCGGCCGTCGCCGTGCCGGCGGCCCCGGCCGTGCTGATCGTCGTGCTCGACGGCACCGCCGAGGTGGCCGGGCTGACCCTCGACCGGTACGACGCCGCGCTGCTGACCGGCGAGGACGCCGTGCTGCGGGCGACCGGCCGCACCGCCGTCGTCCGGCTCGCGGCACGGGCCCCGCTCGCCGCGCCGACCGACCCGTGA